In a genomic window of Streptomyces noursei ATCC 11455:
- a CDS encoding HipA family kinase, translating into MEKPLGGLRTVTAVRYVTPLRSGGSVPGVVEADDLGMYVVKFTGSAQGRKALVAEIIVGELARHLGLRVPELVLVNFDPSVAAEEPHQEVQDLLHASAGLNLGMDYLPGAADFTPDGPGVDPVEAARILWLDAFTANVDRTVHSSNLMTWPTSGHQEPRLWLIDHGASLVFHHRWESAADAVGKAYDFRSHALGSPGLDMAAADAELAHRVTPRLLRRVVAAVPDAWLTDEPGFGTPDDVRDAYVTHLAARARVSARWLPRGMS; encoded by the coding sequence ATGGAGAAACCCTTGGGCGGGCTGCGCACGGTGACGGCCGTGCGGTATGTGACCCCGCTGCGGAGCGGCGGCTCCGTCCCCGGCGTCGTCGAGGCCGACGACTTGGGGATGTACGTGGTCAAGTTCACCGGCTCGGCGCAGGGGCGCAAGGCGCTCGTCGCCGAGATCATCGTGGGCGAACTGGCGCGTCACCTCGGGCTGCGGGTACCGGAGTTGGTGCTGGTGAACTTCGATCCATCGGTTGCCGCCGAGGAACCGCACCAGGAGGTGCAGGACCTGCTGCACGCCAGTGCTGGACTCAACCTGGGCATGGACTATCTGCCGGGAGCCGCCGACTTCACGCCGGACGGGCCCGGTGTCGACCCGGTGGAGGCCGCCAGGATCCTCTGGCTGGACGCGTTCACCGCGAATGTGGACCGTACCGTGCACAGCTCGAATCTCATGACATGGCCGACTTCCGGCCATCAGGAGCCCCGTCTGTGGCTCATCGACCACGGCGCGTCGCTGGTGTTCCATCACCGGTGGGAGAGTGCGGCGGATGCGGTAGGCAAGGCGTATGACTTCCGGTCGCACGCACTCGGCTCGCCCGGCCTCGACATGGCGGCGGCGGACGCCGAGCTGGCGCACCGGGTGACACCGCGGCTGCTGCGCCGGGTCGTCGCCGCCGTACCGGACGCATGGCTGACCGACGAGCCCGGGTTCGGCACCCCGGACGACGTCCGCGACGCCTACGTGACCCACCTCGCCGCCCGTGCCCGGGTGTCCGCCCGGTGGCTGCCCAGGGGCATGTCGTAG
- a CDS encoding MBL fold metallo-hydrolase — translation MRFYRSIMSDPVRTPSLFACCATAVGSVRGMLRPRRSDERFLRSLDNAGLPTAQRTVTVTSLAQVPRQVPTAAVAEGRFSPLRIANSLTSFVIQHPEATFIVDPGFCTDADRRAIAQLPRALRMAVRPPADTIPTITALRSESHLPAPQFALPTHAHWDHVCGLLDLPGLPVYLHGVEHSWISQGTVAPVGGVRDSLKGRPVVEYDLDGPPILTFTHSHDLFDDGSVVLVDLAGHTPGSIGVLAHTPHGWILLAGDAAWHSLQIGEIRQKASYPGNFADFDRDLTFKTLHRLHLARHFATVVPTHDHDAALQLASHAEPVEP, via the coding sequence ATGAGGTTTTACCGTTCCATCATGTCTGATCCAGTACGCACCCCCAGCCTGTTCGCATGCTGCGCCACGGCAGTCGGGTCGGTGCGCGGCATGTTGCGCCCACGGCGCTCCGACGAGCGGTTCCTGCGTTCCCTCGACAACGCGGGACTGCCCACCGCTCAGCGCACCGTCACGGTGACCTCGTTGGCGCAGGTACCACGGCAGGTACCGACAGCGGCTGTCGCGGAGGGACGCTTCTCGCCGCTCCGTATCGCCAACTCGCTGACCTCGTTCGTGATCCAGCACCCCGAGGCGACCTTCATCGTCGATCCGGGCTTCTGCACCGATGCCGATCGGCGCGCCATCGCGCAACTGCCGAGAGCCCTGCGGATGGCCGTGCGCCCGCCGGCCGACACCATCCCGACGATCACCGCGCTGCGGAGCGAGTCTCATCTGCCCGCCCCGCAATTCGCGCTGCCGACACACGCGCACTGGGATCACGTATGCGGGTTGCTCGACCTGCCGGGTCTGCCGGTGTACCTGCACGGCGTCGAGCACAGTTGGATCTCACAAGGCACGGTCGCTCCTGTCGGCGGCGTGCGCGATTCCCTGAAGGGTCGCCCCGTCGTCGAGTACGACCTCGACGGCCCGCCGATCCTCACCTTCACCCACAGCCACGACCTGTTCGACGACGGCAGCGTTGTCCTGGTCGACCTCGCCGGCCACACCCCGGGCAGTATCGGCGTGCTCGCCCACACCCCGCACGGCTGGATCCTGTTGGCGGGCGATGCCGCCTGGCATTCGCTGCAGATCGGCGAGATTCGCCAAAAGGCCAGCTACCCCGGCAATTTCGCTGACTTCGACCGCGATCTCACCTTCAAGACCCTGCACCGCCTGCACCTGGCGCGCCACTTCGCCACCGTCGTCCCCACCCACGACCACGACGCGGCGCTCCAGCTCGCGTCGCATGCGGAGCCGGTCGAGCCGTAG
- a CDS encoding MerR family transcriptional regulator, translated as MATAQAMKIGDAAAALGIEAHVLRYWESVGLLAPPRSRSGHRSYDEHALNHARLIQILQRAGLSLDQIRQLGSSAHEERLALIAARRAETRERIALLQATDQFLEHLAACSHPIIAECPECSDFTKKGEPMPG; from the coding sequence ATGGCCACAGCCCAGGCGATGAAGATCGGTGACGCCGCAGCCGCCCTCGGTATCGAGGCGCATGTGCTCCGGTATTGGGAGTCGGTCGGACTGCTCGCGCCGCCACGCAGCCGGTCGGGCCATCGCAGCTATGACGAGCACGCCCTGAACCACGCCCGGCTGATCCAGATCCTGCAACGCGCCGGACTGTCCCTCGATCAGATACGGCAACTCGGCTCCAGCGCCCATGAGGAACGCCTGGCCCTCATCGCCGCTCGCCGCGCGGAGACGCGCGAGCGAATCGCCCTGCTACAGGCCACCGATCAGTTCCTCGAGCACCTTGCCGCCTGCAGCCACCCCATCATCGCCGAATGCCCGGAATGCTCAGACTTCACCAAGAAGGGTGAGCCGATGCCCGGCTGA